One window of the Solanum stenotomum isolate F172 chromosome 11, ASM1918654v1, whole genome shotgun sequence genome contains the following:
- the LOC125845148 gene encoding chromatin structure-remodeling complex protein SYD isoform X4: MTNPNNVELEAAKFLHKLIQESKDEPTKLATKLYVILQHMRSSGKESSMPYQVISRAMETVVKQHGLDIEALMSSRLPVSAAAQAGEAASSQVAGSSQRPGVTRDSKANFLGNEMVSGPSGSGHGIYQASAPHISGTGVKLPVMAPPASNSSQPVEAGISSPMQFGSPSIDNHGYAAKLHKDGSTEPFSGPTSADLVVGRTAAGRALEHEGGSNMLGNASKISQGGMPNNVPEKSILRSETIRDAGMLSVAAQAPVSTMPFKEHHLKQLRAQCLVFLAFRNGLMPKKLHLEIALGNFYPKEDRRELVDHKGREQLVTDQGSASEVTRTFGGAGETDRLSSGPTPSGILTDTNSSMEAENANLMEDKNGQLDPSEHADERRPQRKMRMIQDAEMSIQDATESQASALRGVPTDPKSFPPYNHENAPANTEQLGMFPQASSVMGTSKQMKPDLSGRSGTDTSKVSPPASANTHGSGLLVRDNHTGHSQNLVDSNAQGNRHADSNLPSLPLRQQWKSVPGVINQSPTMMQVKDSNITLKNLSQVQETDQEDDNISASTDRLSSPRHTMLEKWILDQRKRKLISEQKWSKKQQKTDERIAASAEKLKESVSSSEDISAKTKSVIELKKLQLLELQRRLRSEILYDFFKPVATDMERLKSIKKHRIGRKSKQFERYEQRMKEERQKRFRERQKEFFSEIEVHRERLEDVFKMKRERWKGFNKGAKEFHKRKERIHREKIDRIQREKINLLKINDVEGYLRMVQDAKSDRVNKLLKETEKYLQKLGSKLKEAKSIARKFETDMGDNRNSGVVEEDEIDFGDADETDQAKHYLESNEKYYLMAHSVQETIAEQPSSLKGGKLRGYQMNGLRWLVSLYNNHLNGILADEMGLGKTVQVISLMCYLMETKNDRGPFLVVVPSSVLSGWESEINFWAPDMLKIVYSGPPEERRKLFKERIVHQKFNVLLTTYEYLMNKHDRPKLSKVHWHYIIIDEGHRIKNASCKLNADLKHYRSNHRLLLTGTPLQNNLEELWALLNFLLPNIFNSSEDFSQWFNKPFESGDSSPDEALLSEEENLLVINRLHQVLRPFVLRRLKHKVENELPSKIERLVRCEASSYQKLLMKRVEDNLGAFGTSKARSVHNSVMELRNICNHPYLSQLHVEEVHELVPKHYLPTFVRLCGKLEMLDRLLPKLKATDHRVLLFSTMTRLLDVMEDYLCWKQYKYLRLDGHTCGGDRGALIDKFNQPNSPFFIFLLSIRAGGVGVNLQAADTVIIFDTDWNPQVDLQAQARAHRIGQKKDVLVLRLETVQTVEEQVRAAAEHKLGVANQSITAGFFDNNTSAEDRREYLEALLRESKKEEDAPVLDDDSLNDLIARSEPEIDIFESVDRRRREEEMEIWKKLCLESGTQSSELIPPLPSRLLTDDDLKPFYEAMKICDKPVVAPSPGLKRKGQSLGGLDIQHYGRGKRAREVRSYEEQWTEEEFEKMCLAESPQSPSLKEEIQEKNSPSASGTCPDPVVAKSEIQTPAPYQPPLQQPVQELPQHVGPIVQQSPVTVTPPSKRGRGRPRRTAIVTEISPSPVVISAIAASIKVDSNTIAENTSTSQATSGPVSVSFPCASSVESTSATILQNVTGVAPSHQSIVPSVAVVSQSGPPCPPTSGQGRGRGRGRGRGRGRKPQTGGEAPGRRGKQQNLTAEAFPTPPTQAVSEPVSAAQGVNDMSSTHHMPPTPPAVGEPDLVPQVVAGLGSKNLGHASVSMRDASKELNSVVPLAASSSSKELTPVSTVSVIPSSAASQDPSSISPPGVLQSSSRNHSDHLSLSAAQTEATLQVNSISVVPHSSPSAGKETSSVSPVFLHSLTSKDSNSVVPTLVPASSSACVELSSVCPLPAVAPSSSIGHNSVCDSSNLKSTCQQESGVVTAHTSDPVPPLPVISSVSQYSTPPTAPKPGRGRGRKAQTGSEASRRRGKRQDLVTAAVTEGLSAQDPRLIEPPQKRTRLSVGRKPTTRSKRENESQQVVDQSVASQKTPDFAGGEISKNMVSSEVNPHNSAINRDASQSHAIPVPSQMGDNLNGDVATAEDPLYDAQQKENVVQSVTSKSCSSPHVEPQINTVNSDDSPSQEQTAIVQLDASQKIPYPGTRQIPQAMACCEVELHSNSIKSDESQASGDVPSCEVATTKEVLSEGQQTMKVQSAASQTPSVHSVGKMPEDIGCEVATTKEVLTEDQQTMKVQSAASQTPSVHSVGKMPEDIVSNEVLPQCDAIQTDASQSHVTLASSGSMAPVTDCPVEKSEGNSKGDDGDKTETNSIDGSNMEVPIGALELTSSDDLNKSGDAEGKTSSSLSGVLPTSSELVSRPSTETEVYLGSVGSGKVSFNSGSTQSLSESVSAKTDVEQLQTEDLPLDKSFVSKAEAASTEHLAGGILGKEQETGDTMEETVVSPAVETDNLNMKGIASFTSPSTEAESLVDEPPVCGSYEPAKDKLEKTAEGTHSDKGAMAEVCEQDKLSVNVSLETTKGLSRGEKEKYRIPETFEKQVNVAESLTEECGKDLAAHGPEMKDSDVSEVAPSPRNESESSFTVGTSQRTFEEQVNVAESLTEECGSDLAAHSPEMKDSDVSEVAPSPRNESQSSFTVGTSQSEPERQAIAEANLHPSISETSPSTESGAQKESLSPKLASNAEPVEALTETFASRHDTNYVAELQGNLSFDVKDDLSNSEVDVSQLCSADGSSENHPELEQVVVEDMRTNICEESASDEVDDIVLRQTENADGQCHDGLSVETHESKRAEDKVDVLNGELNKHLSSTIAGTSKKVADLELVAEENTGKINDGSEDAGQVAEKSEDMAIRDLTVEGQESKETDATGDTSTSKNEVESQSAVVENIGRMYNKSVVSGEVTADELLIEGSEHLHVLDHAIEVQGNKAFDATRDASESNSELNEAQPGGTYQIGSELQLVAEQDSETMNKKLTLPDATAVEPQPAVSENLSIQDPAHQGPKNQTSDPTEDFSTLNNELNESQPKAADGTCEIAAESHLVSKQNIEIHVEVATGDVIAKNAAVGKSENFPSIDVAVEEKGKKESDVTYEISDSELKEPKTSQSTIEVKTHIVCEELGMTDKEVAPLEVETPFGDLSGSSGRDLEVEGQEKEKSAASKDVSSPENEEHKCSPGARAAYNGAESQLVTERDSETVLTKEVFSGKEEISSIKLAGDEDVPTAIEYGDQELLSATGAGDD; the protein is encoded by the exons ATGACCAATCCAAATAATGTTGAGCTGGAGGCAGCAAAGTTTCTGCACAAGCTTATTCAAGAGTCTAAGGATGAGCCGACTAAATTGGCTACAAAGCTTTATGTG ATTTTACAACATATGAGATCCAGCGGGAAGGAAAGCTCAATGCCTTATCAAGTAATATCAAG GGCAATGGAGACTGTTGTCAAGCAACATGGTCTTGACATTGAGGCTTTAATGTCCTCGCGTCTTCCTGTGTCTGCTGCAGCACAAGCAGGAGAAGCTGCATCATCACAAGTAGCTG GATCTTCACAGAGGCCAGGGGTTACTAGAGACTCTAAAGCAAATTTTCTGGGAAATGAGATGGTTAGCGGTCCAAGTGGCAGCGGACATGGTATTTATCAAGCATCTGCACCCCACATAAGTG GTACAGGTGTCAAACTTCCTGTAATGGCGCCTCCTGCTTCTAATTCATCTCAGCCAGTAGAGGCAGGAATTTCAAGTCCAATGCAGTTTGGAAGTCCTTCAATTGATAATCATGGTTATGCTGCAAAATTGCACAAAGATGGAAGCACAGAACCTTTCTCTGGTCCCACCTCGGCTGATCTTGTTGTTGGCAGAACTGCAGCGGGAAGAGCACTAGAGCATGAAGGAGGATCTAATATGTTAGGAAATGCTAGCAAGATCAGTCAG GGGGGCATGCCCAACAATGTCCCAGAGAAGAGTATACTTAGAAGTGAAACAATCAGAGATGCAGGGATGTTGTCTGTTGCTGCTCAGGCTCCTGTATCTACCATGCCTTTCAAAGAACATCATTTGAAACAGCTTAGGGCACAATgtcttgtgtttttggcttttaG GAATGGTTTAATGCCAAAGAAGCTTCATCTTGAAATTGCACTTGGAAACTTCTATCCGAAAGAAG ATCGCAGAGAATTGGTTGACCATAAAGGAAGGGAGCAACTGGTTACTGACCAAGGCAGTGCATCTGAAGTCACACGGACATTTGGAGGAGCTGGCGAAACTGACAGGCTTTCTTCTGGTCCTACACCTTCTGGAATTCTTACTGATACAAATTCGTCAATGGAGGCAGAGAATGCAAACTTGATGGAAGATAAAAATGGTCAGCTTGATCCTTCTGAGCATGCTGACGAAAGGAGACCtcaaagaaaaatgagaatGATTCAGGATGCTGAAATGTCCATCCAGGATGCTACAGAATCACAGGCATCTGCTCTTAGAGGAGTTCCCACTGATCCGAAATCCTTTCCTCCCTATAATCATGAGAATGCTCCTGCAAATACTGAACAACTTGGAATGTTTCCTCAAGCTTCCTCTGTTATGGGCACAAGCAAGCAAATGAAGCCTGATCTGAGTGGTAGGAGTGGAACTGACACTTCAAAGGTATCACCACCTGCCTCTGCCAATACCCATGGATCGGGTCTGCTAGTGAGAGATAATCATACTGGTCATTCTCAAAATCTTGTTGATAGCAATGCTCAAGGAAATCGACATGCTGATAGTAACTTGCCTAGTTTACCCTTGAGGCAACAGTGGAAATCTGTTCCTGGAGTAATTAATCAGAGTCCTACAATGATGCAAGTGAAGGATTCAAATATAACGCTGAAAAATCTGTCTCAAG TGCAAGAAACAGATCAAGAGGATGataatatttcagcatccacaGATAGGTTATCATCTCCAAGGCATACAATGCTGGAGAAATGGATTCTGGATCAACGGAAAAGGAAGCTTATTAGTGAACAGAAATGGTCGAAAAAACAGCAAAAAACAGACGAAAGAATTGCTGCTTCTGCTGAGAAGTTGAAG GAATCTGTGAGCTCCTCTGAGGATATCTCTGCAAAAACAAAAAGTGTCATTGAGCTGAAAAAGCTTCAATTGCTGGAGCTGCAGCGTCGTTTACGGAG TGAAATTCTCTATGATTTTTTCAAGCCAGTAGCAACTGACATGGAGCGTTTAAAATCAATCAAGAAACACAGAATTGGGAGGAAATCAAAGCAATTTGAAAGATATGAACAAAGAATGAAGGAGGAACGTCAAAAGAGATTTCGTGAGAGACAGAAGGAGTTTTTCAGTGAGATTGAAGTTCATAG GGAAAGATTGGAAGATGTATTCAAAATGAAGAGAGAACGCTGGAAAGGTTTCAATAAGGGTGCGAAGGAGTTCCATAAAAGGAAGGAACGGATACATCGTGAGAAGATTGACAGGATCCAACGTGAGAAGATTAATTTACTGAAAATCAATGATGTTGAGGGATACCTTCGAATGGTTCAG GATGCAAAGTCGGATCGTGTTAACAAACTACTAAAAGAGACGGAAAAGTACCTCCAAAAGCTTGGATCCAAATTAAAGGAGGCCAAATCAATTGCAAGAAAATTCGAGACCGACATGGGTGACAATAGAAACTCAGGTGTGGTTGAGGAGGATGAAATTGACTTTGGTGATGCGGATGAAACAGACCAGGCTAAG CATTACTTGGAAAGCAATGAAAAATACTATTTGATGGCACATAG TGTACAGGAGACCATCGCAGAGCAGCCTAGTTCTCTCAAAGGTGGAAAATTACGGGG GTACCAAATGAATGGATTGCGATGGTTGGTTTCACTCTACAATAACCATTTGAATGGAATTTTAGCTGATGAAATGGGCCTCGGTAAAACTGTTCAG GTTATATCCCTTATGTGTTACCTGATGGAAACCAAAAATGACAGAGGACCTTTTCTGGTGGTAGTGCCATCCTCTGTCCTATCCGGATGGGAGTCAGAGATAAACTTTTGGGCACCAGATATGCTCAAGATAGTTTATTCTGGACCACCAGAAGAGCGGAGGAAGCTTTTCAA GGAAAGAATTGTTCATCAAAAGTTCAATGTTCTTTTGACGACATATGAGTATTTAATGAACAAACATGATAGACCAAAACTAAGTAAAGTGCATTGGCACTATATCATAATTGATGAAGGGCATCGCATAAAAAATGCTTCTTGCAAGTTGAATGCTGATCTGAAGCACTACCGCAGTAATCATAGGTTACTGTTGACGGGCACTCCTCTTCAG AACAATCTTGAGGAGCTCTGGGCACTACTTAACTTCCTTTTGCCAAATATCTTCAATTCATCAGAAGACTTCTCACAATGGTTTAACAAGCCATTTGAGAGCGGTGACAGCTCACCTGATGAA GCTTTGCTCTCAGAGGAGGAAAATCTTTTGGTCATTAACCGTCTGCACCAAGTTTTGCGTCCATTTGTTCTTAGGAGATTGAAACACAAG GTTGAGAATGAATTGCCTTCAAAGATTGAAAGACTGGTTAGATGTGAAGCTTCTTCGTATCAGAAGCTTTTGATGAAGCGAGTGGAAGACAACCTTGGTGCATTCGGAACTTCAAAG GCTCGGTCAGTCCACAATTCTGTTATGGAGCTGCGCAACATTTGCAATCATCCGTATCTTAGCCAGCTTCATGTGGAGGAG GTTCATGAGCTAGTTCCTAAGCATTATCTGCCAACCTTTGTGAGACTTTGTGGGAAGCTTGAGATGTTGGACAGATTACTGCCTAAACTTAAGGCAACAGATCACCGG GTCTTGCTTTTCTCAACAATGACCAGGCTGCTTGATGTAATGGAAGATTATCTCTGCTGGAAGCAATATAAGTACCTTCGCTTGGATGGACATACGTGTGGGGGTGACAGAGGTGCCCTTATTGATAAATTCAATCAGCCTAATTCTCCCTTCTTTATATTTCTGTTGAG TATTCGTGCTGGAGGTGTTGGAGTAAATCTTCAAGCTGCTGATACAGTTATAATTTTTGACACAGATTGGAATCCTCAG GTTGAtcttcaagcacaagcaagGGCTCATAGGATAGGTCAAAAGAAGGATGTTCTTGTTCTTCGATTAGAAACA GTCCAAACTGTTGAGGAACAAGTAAGAGCTGCTGCTGAGCATAAACTTGGAGTTGCTAACCAAAGCATTACTGCTGGATTCTTTGATAATAACACAAG TGCGGAAGACCGAAGGGAGTACTTGGAGGCCCTCTTGCGAGAAAGCAAAAAAGAGGAAGATGCACCTGTTCTTGATGATGATTCTTTGAATGATCTTATAGCACGAAG TGAGCCAGAGATTGATATATTTGAATCAGTTGACAGGAGAAGGCGTGAAGAAGAGATG gaaatctggaagaagtTATGCTTAGAAAGTGGAACACAAAGTTCAGAACTCATTCCTCCTTTGCCCTCTCGACTTCTTACTGATGATGACTTGAAACCATTCTATGAAGCAATGAAAATATGTGATAAGCCAGTTGTGGCTCCTAGCCCTGGGTTAAAAAGGAAGGGTCAGAGTCTTGGGGGTCTTGATATCCAACATTATGGACGTGGAAAAAGAGCAAGAGAG GTTCGTTCGTATGAAGAGCAATGGACGGAAGAGGAATTTGAGAAAATGTGCCTTGCTGAGTCTCCTCAATCACCTAGTCTAAAggaagaaattcaagaaaagaatTCCCCTTCAGCCTCTGGCACTTGTCCTGACCCTGTTGTTGCCAAAAGTGAAATACAAACCCCAGCACCGTATCAGCCTCCTCTCCAGCAGCCTGTGCAAGAACTTCCCCAACATGTTGGACCCATAGTTCAACAAAGCCCTGTGACTGTGACTCCGCCATCTAAACGGGGCCGGGGAAGACCAAGGAGGACAGCAATAGTGACTGAAATTTCACCGTCCCCTGTCGTTATTTCAGCAATTGCAGCTAGTATAAAGGTGGATAGCAATACCATTGCAGAAAATACTTCTACTAGTCAGGCAACTTCTGGGCCTGTTTCTGTGTCTTTTCCTTGTGCTTCTTCCGTAGAAAGTACCAGCGCAACCATCCTACAGAATGTAACTGGTGTTGCTCCCAGCCATCAGTCAATTGTACCTTCTGTTGCTGTTGTTTCTCAGTCTGGTCCTCCTTGCCCTCCTACAAGTGGACAGGGAAGGGGCCGAGGTAGAGGCCGAGGCCGAGGTCGAGGTCGAAAGCCTCAAACTGGAGGAGAAGCTCCAGGGCGTAGAGGAAAACAACAGAATCTTACAGCAGAGGCTTTCCCCACCCCTCCAACTCAAGCAGTAAGTGAGCCTGTCTCTGCAGCGCAAGGTGTGAATGATATGAGTTCTACTCACCATATGCCCCCAACACCTCCTGCAGTGGGTGAGCCTGATCTGGTGCCACAGGTGGTGGCAGGTTTGGGTTCAAAAAACCTTGGTCATGCTTCTGTTTCCATGAGAGATGCTAGTAAGGAACTGAATTCGGTTGTGCCTCTTGCAGCATCTTCCTCTAGCAAAGAATTAACCCCTGTTTCGACTGTTTCTGTTATTCCATCATCTGCTGCCAGTCAGGACCCTAGTTCAATATCACCTCCAGGTGTCCTTCAATCATCCTCCAGAAACCATTCAGACCATCTTTCCCTCTCTGCTGCCCAGACCGAAGCTACTCTGCAGGTGAATTCAATTTCAGTAGTTCCTCATAGTTCACCTTCAGCTGGCAAGGAAACGAGTTCTGTGTCACCTGTTTTTCTTCATTCATTAACTTCAAAGGACTCCAATTCAGTTGTACCTACTCTTGTTCCTGCATCATCGTCTGCTTGCGTGGAACTAAGTTCAGTTTGCCCTCTTCCTGCTGTTGCACCCTCTTCCAGCATAG GTCATAATTCTGTATGTGATTCTTCTAACTTGAAGAGCACTTGTCAACAAGAATCTGGTGTAGTAACTGCTCATACTTCTGATCCAGTTCCACCATTGCCTGTGATTTCATCAGTTTCACAGTATAGTACTCCTCCCACTGCACCTAAGCCAGGTAGAGGACGAGGACGCAAGGCTCAAACTGGAAGTGAGGCATCACGGCGCAGGGGGAAGAGACAGGATTTGGTCACTGCAGCTGTTACTGAAGGGCTAAGTGCTCAGGATCCAAGATTAATTGAACCCCCACAAAAGAGAACCAGGTTATCCGTTGGGAGGAAGCCCACTACAAGAAGCAAGCGTGAGAATGAATCTCAACAAGTAGTAGACCAATCAGTTGCATCTCAAAAGACTCCAGATTTTGCTGGTGGGGAAATTTCTAAGAATATGGTTTCTAGTGAAGTTAATCCACATAACAGTGCAATCAACAGAGATGCATCTCAATCCCATGCTATTCCGGTTCCTAGTCAAATGGGTGATAATCTAAATGGTGACGTTGCTACTGCTGAAGATCCTCTCTATGATGCTCAGCAGAAGGAGAATGTGGTCCAATCTGTTACATCTAAAAGTTGCTCTAGTCCTCATGTTGAGCCGCAGATTAACACGGTCAACTCTGATGATTCTCCTTCCCAG GAACAAACAGCTATTGTCCAGTTAGATGCTTCTCAAAAGATTCCATATCCTGGCACAAGACAAATCCCTCAAGCTATGGCATGTTGTGAAGTTGAGCTACATAGCAATTCTATCAAATCCGACGAATCACAAGCCAGTGGTGATGTTCCTAGCTGTGAAGTTGCCACGACAAAGGAAGTTCTTAGTGAGGGTCAACAAACAATGAAGGTTCAGTCAGCTGCATCTCAGACACCTTCAGTTCACTCTGTTGGGAAAATGCCTGAAGATATAGGTTGTGAGGTTGCCACGACAAAGGAAGTTCTCACTGAGGATCAACAAACAATGAAGGTTCAGTCAGCTGCATCTCAGACACCTTCAGTTCACTCTGTTGGGAAGATGCCTGAAGATATAGTGAGTAATGAAGTTCTGCCACAGTGTGATGCTATACAAACAGATGCATCTCAATCCCATGTCACTCTTGCCTCTTCAGGATCAATGGCTCCGGTTACTGATTGCCCGGTTGAAAAGAGTGAAGGTAATTCTAAGGGTGACGATGGTGACAAGACTGAGACTAATTCTATAGATGGGTCAAACATGGAAGTTCCCATTGGAGCTTTGGAGCTTACATCATCTGACGATCTGAACAAGAGTGGAGATGCAGAAGGGAAAACTAGCAGCAGTTTAAGCGGGGTCCTTCCCACAAGTTCTGAGTTAGTTTCCCGTCCAAGCACAGAGACAGAGGTATATCTGGGTTCCGTAGGCTCCGGGAAAGTAAGTTTTAATTCGGGATCAACTCAAAGCCTGTCTGAGAGTGTGTCTGCAAAAACTGATGTTGAACAGTTACAGACTGAGGATCTTCCTCTGGATAAATCATTTGTTTCAAAAGCTGAGGCAGCCAGCACTGAGCATCTCGCTGGTGGCATACTTGGAAAAGAACAGGAAACCGGAGACACCATGGAGGAGACTGTTGTTTCACCTGCTGTGGAGACTGACAATCTGAATATGAAGGGAATCGCATCATTTACTTCTCCATCTACTGAGGCAGAATCTTTAGTGGATGAACCTCCAGTATGTGGATCTTATGAACCAGCCAAGGACAAACTTGAAAAAACAGCAGAAGGAACACATTCCGATAAAGGTGCAATGGCCGAGGTTTGTGAACAAGATAAGTTATCAGTTAACGTGTCATTGGAGACAACTAAAGGTTTAAGTAGGGgggagaaagaaaaatataggaTTCCAGAAACTTTTGAGAAGCAAGTTAATGTTGCTGAATCCCTAACAGAAGAATGTGGAAAAGATCTTGCAGCACATGGTCCAGAAATGAAAGATTCTGATGTAAGTGAGGTTGCACCAAGCCCTAGAAATGAGTCCGAATCCAGTTTTACTGTTGGAACATCTCAAAGAACTTTTGAGGAGCAAGTTAATGTTGCTGAATCCCTAACAGAAGAATGTGGAAGTGATCTTGCAGCACACAGTCCCGAAATGAAAGATTCTGATGTAAGTGAGGTTGCGCCAAGCCCTAGAAATGAGTCCCAATCCAGTTTCACTGTTGGAACATCTCAAAGTGAACCTGAACGACAAGCAATTGCTGAAGCAAACTTGCATCCCAGTATATCCG AGACTTCTCCCAGCACAGAATCTGGTGCCCAGAAGGAATCCCTTTCACCTAAGCTTGCTTCAAATGCTGAACCTGTTGAGGCTCTAACAGAAACGTTTGCCAGCCGTCATGACACAAATTACGTAGCTGAATTACAGGGTAACTTGAGTTTTGATGTAAAGGATGATCTTTCTAATTCTGAAGTTGATGTGTCTCAACTCTGTTCAGCTGATGGGTCATCTGAGAATCACCCAGAATTGGAACAGGTTGTGGTGGAAGATATGAGAACTAACATTTGTGAGGAGTCTGCTTCAGATGAAGTTGATGATATTGTACTGCGGCAAACAGAGAATGCCGACGGTCAGTGTCACGATGGTTTGTCTGTTGAGACTCATGAGAGCAAAAGAGCTGAAGATAAGGTTGATGTTTTAAATGGTGAATTAAATAAACATCTATCCAGCACAATTGCTGGAACATCTAAAAAGGTGGCAGATCTGGAGTTAGTTGCCGAAGAGAACACAGGGAAGATAAATGATGGCTCAGAAGATGCAGGTCAGGTGGCAGAAAAGTCCGAGGATATGGCAATCCGAGATCTTACTGTTGAAGGACAAGAGAGTAAGGAAACTGATGCCACAGGAGATACTTCAACATCAAAAAATGAGGTGGAATCACAATCTGCTGTTGTAGAAAATATAGGAAGGATGTATAACAAGTCAGTAGTATCAGGGGAGGTAACAGCTGATGAACTTCTGATAGAAGGGTCTGAGCATTTGCATGTCCTAGACCATGCAATTGAAGTACAAGGTAACAAAGCATTTGATGCCACTAGAGATGCTTCAGAATCAAATTCTGAGCTAAATGAAGCTCAACCTGGTGGAACATATCAAATTGGGTCAGAGTTACAGTTGGTTGCGGAACAAGACTCTGAGACAATGAACAAGAAGCTTACTTTACCTGATGCTACAGCTGTTGAGCCCCAACCAGCTGTCTCTGAGAATTTGAGTATTCAAGATCCTGCACATCAAGGACCAAAGAACCAAACATCTGATCCAACTGAAGatttttcaactttaaataATGAACTTAATGAATCTCAACCGAAAGCTGCAGATGGAACTTGTGAAATAGCAGCGGAGTCTCATTTGGTTTCCAAACAAAACATAGAAATTCATGTGGAGGTTGCTACAGGGGATGTTATAGCCAAGAATGCTGCAGTAGGGAAGTCTGAAAATTTTCCATCGATAGATGTTGCTGTTGaagaaaaagggaagaaagaaTCTGATGTAACATATGAAATTTCTGATTCTGAACTCAAAGAAC CTAAAACCAGTCAATCCACAATTGAAGTGAAAACACACATAGTATGTGAAGAGTTGGGAATGACTGACAAGGAGGTAGCTCCACTTGAAGTTGAAACTCCATTCGGAGATTTGTCTGGTTCTTCTGGCAGAGACTTGGAAGTTGAAGGACAAGAAAAAGAGAAGTCTGCTGCAAGTAAAGATGTTTCTAGCCCCGAGAATGAAGAGCATAAATGTAGTCCAGGTGCAAGAGCTGCTTATAATGGGGCAGAATCACAATTGGTTACTGAGAGGGACTCTGAGACAGTTCTGACCAAGGAAGTATTTTCAG GCAAAGAAGAGATCTCCAGTATCAAGCTAGCTGGTGATGAAGATGTGCCAACTGCTATAGAGTATGGTGATCAAGAACTATTGTCTGCTACAGGGGCTGGTGATGATTAA